One genomic region from Uloborus diversus isolate 005 chromosome 2, Udiv.v.3.1, whole genome shotgun sequence encodes:
- the LOC129217617 gene encoding slit homolog 1 protein-like, translating to MTLPKLTIILCLVFLVVDAVRTCPPEETLRPCTCKNVQDSTGEDFPIISCNGLQSEDALESAVRASKGFKIFELKLIESSLRYIPQDAFVGTSFEVLCVENSSLSSLSQTDVALRGLEDSLHLIEIFNSTFSKSWNWSQLARMSQLMEVLVHDSQLQEITDGISNIRHLEIQSFAFQRNNIERIDEFAFSPFTKLNRLTLDGNQLTEIKRTMLPMTANFLTIIGLSGNRIRYLPHDLFSYMPSLKSVYLSGNPLYTIEEVVFKPVWRQLHLLLFSGTPLSCDCRIAWITRQDNSNKYIHAECQNPSKLRGRTLSSLQLHELWC from the exons ATGACTCTCCCCAAATTAACTATTATTTTGTGCTTGGTTTTCCTAGTCGTTGACGCTGTACGCACTTGCCCACCGGAGGAAACCCTACGACCATGCACTTGCAAAAACGTGCAAGACAGCACTGGAGAAGATTTTCCGATCATCAGTTGCAACGGTTTGCAATCTGAGGATGCTCTGGAATCAGCTGTGAGGGCATCAAAGGGTTTCAAAATATTTGAGCTTAAACTGATTGAGAGTAGCTTGAGGTACATACCACAAGATGCTTTTGTTGGGACATCTTTCGAA GTACTATGCGTTGAAAACTCTAGTCTCAGTAGCCTAAGTCAAACGGACGTCGCTCTTCGAGGCTTGGAAGACTCGCTTCACTTGATCGAAATCTTCAACAGCACCTTTTCCAAAAGTTGGAACTGGTCCCAATTGGCCAGGATGTCGCAACTGATGGAGGTGCTGGTTCACGACTCGCAACTGCAAGAAATAACTGACGGGATTTCCAACATCCGGCACCTGGAGATCCAGTCGTTCGCATTCCAGAGGAACAACATAGAAAGGATCGACGAGTTTGCATTTTCACCTTTCACTAAACTGAACAGGCTGACTTTGGATGGCAATCAATTGACAGAGATCAAGAGAACGATGTTGCCCATGACAGCAAATTTTCTCACAATTATAGGGTTaag tggAAACAGAATAAGATATTTACCACATGATTTGTTTTCATACATGCCATCACTTAAATCAGTGTACTTAAGTGGAAACCCTTTGTATACAATTGAAGAAGTAGTATTTAAACCTGTTTGGCGGCAGCTTCATTTACTTCTCTTTTCAG gaaCACCTCTATCATGTGACTGCAGGATAGCATGGATAACTAGACAGGACAACAGTAATAAATATATTCATGCAGAGTGTCAAAATCCTTCCAAACTACGCGGACGAACGCTAAGTTCTCTTCAATTACATGAATTATGGTGCTGA